In Castor canadensis chromosome 11, mCasCan1.hap1v2, whole genome shotgun sequence, a single genomic region encodes these proteins:
- the Pex19 gene encoding peroxisomal biogenesis factor 19 produces the protein MASAEEGCDVRVEADRELEELLESALDDFDKAKPSPAPPPTTSAPDASGPQKRSPGDTAKDALFASQEKFFQELFDSELASQATAEFEKAMKELAEEEPHLVEQFQKLSEAAGRVGSDATSQQEFTSCLKETLSGLAKNATDLQNSGMSEEELTKAMEGLGMEEGDGEGNILPIMQSIMQNLLSKDVLYPSLKEITEKYPEWLQSHRESLSPEQFEKYQEQHSVMGKICEQFEAEAPTDSEATQKARFEMVLDLMQQLQDLGHPPKELAGEMPPGLNFDLDALNLSGPPGASGEQCLIM, from the exons ATGGCTTCCGCCGAAGAGGGCTGTGATGTTAGGGTTGAAGCGGACCGGGAATTGGAAGAGCTTCTGGAAA GTGCTCTTGATGATTTCGATAAAGCCAAACCCTCCCCAGCACCCCCTCCTACCACCTCGGCCCCCGATGCTTCAGGGCCCCAGAAGAGATCGCCAGGAGACACTGCCAAA GATGCCCTCTTCGCCTCCCAAGAGAAGTTTTTCCAGGAATTATTTGACAGCGAGCTGGCTTCCCAAGCCACTGCAGAGTTCGAGAAGGCAATGAAGGAGTTGGCTGAGGAAGAGCCTCACCTGGTGGAGCAATTCCAAAAGCTCTCAGAGGCTGCTGGGAGAGTGG GCAGTGATGCAACCTCCCAACAAGAATTCACTTCTTGCCTAAAGGAGACATTAAGTGGTCTAGCCAAAAATGCCACTGACCTTCAG AACTCAGGCATGTCAGAAGAGGAACTAACCAAAGCCATGGAGGGGCTGGGCATGGAAGAAGGGGATGGGGAAGGGAACATCCTCCCCATCATGCAGAGTATCATGCAGAACCTACTGTCCAAGGATGTGCTGTATCCATCACTGAAGGAGATCACAGAAAAG TATCCAGAATGGTTGCAGAGTCACCGGgaatctctgtctccagagcaGTTTGAAAAATACCAGGAGCAACACAGTGTCATGGGCAAAATATGTGAGCAGTTTGAAGCAGAGGCACCCACAGATAGTGAGGCCACTCAGAAGGCTCGTTTTGAGATGGTGCTAGATCTTATGCAGCAG CTACAGGATTTGGGCCATCCTCCAAAAGAGCTGGCTGGGGAGATG CCTCCTGGCCTCAACTTTGACCTGGATGCCCTCAATCTATCGGGcccaccaggtgccagtggtgaACAGTGTCTGATCATGTGA